The sequence GTTGTTGAAAAAACCATTGTTCTTTATAATAGTCTATAGATTTACCATCTATATAATCGCAAACAATATCTGAGTTAATTTTCATATAAATCTCCTCCATGACACATAAAAATATAATCGAATAGTTTATTCTTAAAATGTAAGAGTATCTTTTCAGATACTCTTTCCTTCATTCATAAATATTAATATTATAATTTAATCTTCTCAACAATTTCCTTCATAAAACCATCTTCAAATGGACTCTTAAGTCCAACATTATGAAGCATGTTAGGGAAATAATCCTTAGCTGACTGCAAACAGAATGCAAGATACTTATCCCAAGCAACCTTGTAATCTTCATCCATTCTTGTTTTGAATTGAAGTGCACAAGTTTGAGCAAGACAATAATCAATGTAGTAGAATGGCCAGTTATATATATGTTGTTGTAATTGCCAAGTACGTCCATCTCCATAGAATTTATCATCATTAAAATCAAGATGTGGTTTATATTCCTTCTCTAATTGCTTCCAAACTTCTCTTCTTTCAGCAGGAGTAAGTTCTGGCTTTGTATATATTATTTCTTGGAATTCATCAACCATAGATCCATATGGTATGAAGGCTATAGCATCTTCAAGGTGCATTTTTCTATAGTCATCTGCTCTATGTCCAAAGAATAACTCCATCCACTTCTCTGCGAAAAATTCCATTGACATTGAGTGAACTTCTGCTGTTTCACTAGTTATATCATTATTCTCCATTATCTCATCATTTCTTGTTATAAAGCCTTGAAAAGCATGACCACATTCATGGGTTATAACATCTATATCACCACTAGTACCATTGAAGTTAGCAAAAACAATTGGTGCCTTATAAAGTAAAAGCATATCCATAAAACCACCTGGTATTTTATTTGCTCTTCCTAATACATCAAATAATTCATGCTTTAACATAAAGTCAAAGAATTCTTTTGTCTCAGGTGACAATTCACTGTACATTTTTTGTCCTGATACAAAAATATCATCAGCAGTTCCTGTAGGAGCAGGATTTCCATCAAGGAAGTAAACTCCTTCGTCAACATATTCAAGTTTTTCTAAGCCAAGACGTTTTCTTCTTTCTTCATGCATTTTAGATGCAAGTGGAACTAGATATTTCTTTACTTGATTTCTAAAGTTAGCTACATCATTTTTGTCATATGAATTACGTTTCATATTGTAATAACCTAATTCAACATAATTCTCATAGCCCATTGCTTTAGCCTGTTCATTACGATTTTTCACAAGTTTATCGTAAATCTCATCTAATTCATTTGCTATGGTAAGTAACTTTTCACTTCTAGCCCTTGAAGCTTCAATTCTTGTTGCTCTATCTTTAGATCTTACATATTTTCCTAGCAAAGAAAGGTTAAGAGTTTCCCCTCTAAATTCTACTTTTGTTTGTGCTACTAGCTTGTTATATTTTGATGTAAGATTATTTTCTTCCTGCTTAAGTGGAATAAGTACATCATTAAATGATTTTATTTGTATTTCAATATTTTTAAAAGGAACTTTGCCAATTTTACTTTCTAAATACTCTCTATATTCAGATTCAAAAAGCATTTTCTTATATTTTACTTCGAAACTTTCAATTTTAGGAGATATCTCATCATAATAGTCCTGTTCAGCTTCGTAAAATTTATCTGATACATCCCCACTATGTCTCATTTCAGTTAAAACTATAGCAGTTCTCATCTTTTCCATTAATCCATAGTATTTTTTATGAACTAAAAATTGCTCTTCCCCACTTTTAGCAGCTTTGAACCCTTCAATAATTTTTTCAGCTTCTTTTTGAAAAGATTCAATTGTTATTCTTTCATAAGGAAGTTCTGCTAATTTAAAATTTTCTTCCATTATTTTGCCCCCTAACACTAATTAATTTATTATTTATATACTTCCTATTATATAATGTTTTTTACAACATTTCCATATATAACTTCTGCTATGCTTATCCTAGTTCTCCTTTAGCAATTATGACTATTTACTACCTTTTATGTTTTTTAACCAGTTATAATCTTCTTTTATTTCTTCTTCATTTTTATAAAGATTCATGATTTTTCCTAATTCAATAGCAAACTCTACATATGCTTTTCCTATTGACGTGATAATATTACCATCTATAACAACATCTTCATTTACAATATTTATTTTCTCAAAAATATGCTTATTGCTTTCATTTACTACAAATCCTTCACTATCTCCATTAGCTCTCTTATTATTTAGTAACCCATAATAAGCCATAAGCTCAGTTCCCCCACAAATACCTGCAATAATTTTATTTTTTTCATTTAATTTTAACATAAAATCTTTTAATTCTGTCTTTTCATATAATATAGATGAATCACCTCCTGGAATAATAAAGAGATCAACATCATTTGGATTTATTTCTTCTAATGTTTTATCTGGTAGATATTTTTGATTCTCCTCACTTATATAAACACGATCCTCTAATGCAACTGAAATAGCATTTTTTTTAAATGTGTTAAATGCAAACACAACCTCAAATTCACAAAATCCATCATAATAAAGTACACATACATTCATTCTATTAATTCCCCCATTTATCATTTTACTTTTTCATTATAAAGCACAATGACTGACAACTATGTGTCAGTCATTGTATTTCAAATATATATTTTTTATATATTCACTCATTTCTTTTCTTAATTTCATTGGAGATACTACCTCACAATAGTCTCCAAAGCTTAAAATGAATTTTTTTAGTCCTTCATCATCTGGATATAAATCTTTAACTAGATATTCTCCATTCTCCAAAGCAGTAATTGCATCCTTAAGAAAATATTCACTTAATTGAGCCCCTATTTTATTTGAAAACTTTAATGTTACTAAAATACTATTTTTATCATAGCTATCACTAAATATTTTTTCTAATTTCTCTTTTGAAATTAATCTCTTTTCAAAACTATCCCCTAAGCTTAAATTTCTTACTCTAACAAGCTTGAATTTTCTATAATCATTTCTTATTTTACAGAAACCAATAATATACCAATCACCACCAGCAAATTGTATCTGAATTGGTTCTATTATTCTTTTTTCATAATTCAATCGTCTATTTATATATTGAAATTCTAATAACTTACTTTCTTCTATTGCTTTGTTTATTAGAAATAAATACTCTCTAAGTTCTGGTTCCATACTAAAATGAGACATGTTTATGTTGAGATTATCATCTTGTTGGTTCTCACTACCATGTAATGATTGAAACTTAATAACTATATCATTAAATTTAGGATTCTTACCAAATAGAAACTTTAGATTCTCCATTACTGCTATTAATGGTTCAATTTCTTTCTTATTAAAGAATATATTATTTAGGTTGTAATCCCCCATAATGTAATAGCCTCCACCCTTACCACCTGTAGCGGCTATAGGAACTCCTGCTTCACTTATTTTTTCTATATCACGATATATTGTTCTCAGTGATACCTCAAAATGCTCAGCCAGCTCGTGTCCTGTCACTAAACCTTTTTGAGAAATTATTATTAAAATTGATAATAATCTGTTTGATCTCATAATAAAAATTCGTTTTTAACTCCTCTTGCATTTGTATACACATTATAATCCTTAGCTGGCTGAAAGCAGAATGCGCTGGGCCCAGGTATTTCTTTACTTTATTTTTAAAGTTAGCTACCTCATTCTAAATTATTTAGTAAAACCTAACCATTCTTCTTCCACCATAGCATACAGATAAGCATCATGCCAAATAGGATTTCCGTCAGAATCCCTTTTAAAAAAGGCTGGCTTTGTAAAATGTGCTTCTCTTCTCATTTTTAATCTCTCCAATAGATTTGATGAAGCAGTATTTAGTGGATTACACTTACCTATAATCCTATGAGCACCTTGCTGTTCAAAGCCATATATTAAAATCTGCTTACAACCTTCTGTGGCATAGCCATTACCATAATATTTAGGATTAAAAACATATCCGATTTCCCATGTAAGAAAATCTCTAGGCTCTTGTTGTTGAAAATAAATATTGCCTATTAATTTATTGCTTTCTTTTAAGCAAACAGCCCAAAAAGCTGGATTTTGTGAACGATTTATAGTCTCTTTTTTGCATGCATCTTCAGTAAAAACACAGTATGGTTCATATTTGACTACAGATTCTTGAGAAAGATATTCAAATAAATCCTGCCAATCCTCCGCTTTAAATCTTCTAATAATAAGTCTTTCTGTTTCCATTTCTAACACATTTGTTTCCTCCCTATTTTTATGGAGGAATAAAATTCTAATATACCTTTTCCTCCATTTTAATTGATAAAATTTTAGTATCTATATTCATCTACATCACTCCATTCATAAATTTACAGTTAAACTATATTTAAGTAGTTAACTATCTCGATTATAACATCTTAATTATACTCATACAACTAATGTTAACTACGGATAGTATTGCATTTACTTATATTATAAAATACTAGTTTTTATAGATCCGTCAGAAACAAAATCTATTATATGTAAAACAGGTAGTGAAAATTTAAATTCAATTTTCACTACCTGTTTTGCTTTACTTAAAGAGTTATACCAGGAAACATCAGTTTTTTTTCTACTTCAATATATCCAAATGATTCGTAAAGTCTTACTGCTCTTTTATTTAATAACCATACTTCAAGTCTTGATTTATTAAGACCATTTGAGAGAAAATAATTAAAAATATACTTCATTATTTCTTTAGATAATCCTTTTCCTCGTTGTTCTGATAATACAAATACAGTTTCTATATACCCAAAGCCATCCTTTTCAAAAACTGTACATCCACCTTGCAGTTTGCCATCAATATAAAAAGCAATATTTCTAAAGTAATTATGTTTTCGCTGTTCTTCGTATTGTTCTTTATCTAAGGGACTTACAAAGATTTCATCGTACATAGATTTATACTTTTCAAACTCTTCATTGATACTAAAATTCATTTCCTCTATTGTTATATTTTCAGGAACTGTATAGCTAAAATCTTTTGGAATTTCTGTCTCCATAATTATAGTATAATCTTCTTCAAAGCCATTTTTTATATAGAATTCATTCTTAACAGAATTATTCTCAAATCCGGCATATATTCTAGCTTTTAATTCTGGTTTTTCTAAACGAAGTTCTTTGGCTCTTGAAAATACATTATCAAATAACTTTTTTTTCACTTCATCACCTAAGGAGTTGTCCATATTTTCTAAAATGTTTACGTCTATAAAAATGAGATATGGTGTATCCTGTGTTTGATGATAATTTACATTTGGATATGCATAAGCACTGCCTAGATAATTTTCTTTATCATCAAAAGCTATAAATATATTTTCTTTACTATTCCCATATTGATCCTCATTAGGATTAATTATTTTAACTTGCATATACTTCCCCTATTCTATTTTCTTTTTACAGGAATCCACACTTCGCAAGTATAGGATTCATATTTATTATCATTCCAGTAATGCTTTTCCAAACAAGGTCCTTCCACTTGTTCAAATGCTGATGATGGAAACCACTCAGAATATATACGTCTCCATACATCTTCTACCAAAAGTTTATCAGGTAGTTTGCCTTTATCTTCAAATACAACCCAAGTGTGTTCTTCTATATCTAGCATTGTATATTCTTTAGGTATACTCTTGTTATCAGGAACCTCCCAGCCCATCAAGAATCTCCTACTTCCATCCTCATGAAAATCATAGTGAATTCCATCTAACATATGCATTTTAGGATACCCTAAAAATTCATTAATTCTATAATGAGTACCATCTTCCCAGATCCCATCACAAAATTCTGGTATCTCTTTATAACAGGCATCGTTGACTGTATTTGTCAAAAAATCAACTCCAAAAACCTTAAATTGTCCTCTTTCTACGATTCTATAGATCATCTCAGATCCCCCTTTAACGGATATTTGAAATGAGAGTTTTGGAAATGACTTAATTTTCACTTCACCTTTTCGAAGTGCTGAAGGAGTTGTACCATGCAATCTTTGAAATGCCTTAGTAAAAGCGTCTGAACTTTCATATCCATATTTATAAGCAACATCTATTACTTTGCAATCCTTCGAAATCAGTTCCTCTGCCGCCATAGTTAATCTGCGATTTCTGATATACTCTGTCACCGTAAAACCTGTTAATGCATGAAACATTCGTTGAAAGTGGTAACGGGATGTAAAAGCAACCTTAGCTATTTCATCTATACTCAGTTCTTCACTTAAATTAATCTCTATATATTCAATTGCATTATTCACCAAATTAAATATTTCCAAAATTCTTACCTCCATTAAAGTATACATATCTACAAAGACTTCTACCCGTCCACTTGTGCTTTAACTTGTCTTACTATATACATAAACCAATTACACCTTTTATGATATAGGGTTGTTATATACAAATGCTACATATGCCATTTTCAATTTTTCACCAAACTAAATTTAGACTATTAATTATTTGAATTATAGAATTTTATATATTTACATATTCACTTTTTAATATCGAACAAATAACCAAATCATTTCTTGCTCCAGACTCTTTATCTATTCTTCTATTCCTTAAAATTCCATCGTGTTTCATCCCCAATTTTTGTAATAGTTTTGCTGATGCCTTATTAGTAATGTTATATTTAGCCTCAACCAAATAAAAATCCTCATGACAGAATAAATAATCTAATACTTTTTTCAATGCTTCTGAAGCATAACCTTTATTCCACCATTAAGAGCCAAGCATATAAGCAATTTCACACATTTCCACAGACGCAAACGAAGCATCTACAGTTATGATACCAATTATATCTCCAGTATTTTTGACTTCTATAGCCCATATATAAGTGCATTTATCTTCATATAATTGTATCCAATGGGTTATCATATTTTCTGTATCACTTTTCTTTTTATGTGGATAATAAGCAAGGTATTTTGAAGAATTAGTATCAGATGCCCAATTAGTAAAGCTTTGCTCTATATCTTCTTTAACAAATCTTCGTAAATTCAATCTATCTGTCTCTATTAATATGGTTCCATTATTTTTCAATATGCCAATCTCCTTTATTAATTTAACACTACTATTCATTAGATTATAATTTTAATATCACTCATTATAACATAGTTTGAAAAATATAACATTCAATATGCATACCACAACCATCTCTTTTTTTATTTTATATATGTTTTAAACATCGATCTAAAACATAATGTTAACGCTGTAAATAACACAATAACTTTTATATTATAACTAAGTTTTGGTTTAAAAGTTTACTTGTGTATAATCATATTTACATATACATTTATGGTATAATATAGACACACCATTGTGCGAAATATTGCGTATCAAATTGAAACAAAATATAAATTATCTGAAAAAATACTGAATTTATTGAGATTGGAGAATTAAAATTATGGGATTTAATATAATTAATATGAATACTTGGGATAGAAAGGAATGCTTTAATCATTTCTTTAATAATGCAAAATGTACATACAGCGTAACTGTCAACATTGATATTACAAATCTTTATAATCATATAAAAACTAACAAATTGAGATTTTACCCAACTTTTACATGGGTTGTTTCAAAGGCTATAAATAATTATCAGGAATTTAAGATGGCATTTGATGAAGAAGGTAGATTAGGTTTCTTTGATGAAATTGGTCCAAGCTATTCTGTGTTGAATGATAAAACTAAAGTTATGAGTGATATATATACCTCGTTTAATCCTGCATTTTTGAGTTTTTATAAAGATATGGACAATGCTCTAAATAGTTATAAGAAGGATACTAATTTTACTACAAAGTTTGAAAATAACTTTTTTATTGTTTCATGTTTGCCTTGGTTTAACTACACATCATTTAATGTGAACAATGAAGGAAGCAGCCCTTTTCTATTTCCAATGGTAACATGGGGAAAGTTTTTTCAAGATGGCGATAAAATTATTATGCCATTAACTATTCAGGTTCATCATGCAGTTGCTGATGGATATCACTGTTCCTTGTTCTTTTCAGATATAACAGAAATGTCATTAAATCCAGAACAATATTTAAAGTAAACTTAAAAGCATTTACGTGTCTAAATATTTGTAATTGGAGGAATGAAATATGAACTATTTATTAATATATCTTACGGTTGTAGCACTAGGCCTTGTCGTAGACATTTTTAGATTATTTTTAGCTAAACTTTTCAATTTTGCTATAGAGGAATTCTCAATTTTTATGGGACCTTCATTGATTGAACTTCCTTTATCTACTTTTGAATTCAAACTAAAAACAATTCCTTATGGTTCATCTATAAAATTTAATGAATCATTTCTATGCAAAAATAGAATTTCAAGATTAATAATATCTTACTTGCCAGAAATAATTTTATTTACAATAGCATTTATTTTTATAAAGTATACAAATAATTATGTGCTTACTACTTCTGGAATCCTATTAGCTGCTATTAATGCAATTTCAGTACTATTTTCAATAGTACTTGATAAAAGTCAAGTTTTTTATCGTTATAGAAGATGAATTTAACCAATATAATACTAAACTATTTACTTTTTTAAGGTAGGTGAAAATTATGTTTATCCCTAAAATAATCGTAAAAAAATCTGATATATCTCATAATGTTAATTTTATTACCGAACTTCTTGCACCAGATAATGAAAACAACACTAGTTTACCTTTTAAGGACAGAGTTTATGGTCTACTCCCTGAATTAAAGGGTAGAATAACCGATAGTATGACAAAAGAACAGATATATAGCGAGGTTGAGAATATAGTAAAAGAAAGGCTTCTTGCTAATACTAAAGAAATTGATGACAGAGTTAAATATCTACAAAAAGTTTTTGACAAGCTAAGTATTCCCCTTTTATCAAGCCTTCTTGATATTTTCAATCTTCAATGGGATGATTCCCAAAGTGAGATAATATGCTATTTAGGATGCTATCCTGTGTTTCCAAGAGATATTGTAAATAAAGAATTTTGGATTAACTATAATACAATTGATGAAAGAATTCTTAAAGGCGCTGTACATGAAATTGATCACTTTATGGTTTACGAGAAATGGAAATCAATGCATACAGACTCTAAAGATGCTGATCATAACTATCCAAACCCACTATGGTTTTTAGAAGAAATTATAGTAGATCCAACATTAAATGAATCAACTATAACAGATTTGATTCCATACAAACATAGAGCTTATGAGCAATTCTATCATGAAACTGTTGCTGATATTACTATCATTGATAAGATTAAGTATTTATATAACACTAAAGAAAGTATAGAGGGATTCTTAGATAATACCTATGAGTTTATCAAAAATAATATAAAAGAAATCACTGAAAAGTGTGGTTAATATTATTATTAAGTATAAAATAGCAACGTTATTGTTAAAAATAACGTTGCTATTCTAATATTTCAATATTATCTACATTACACTGCTTTAAATTCCTTTAAAAAATAATACAAACTGTTATTTATGTGTCAAAGCATATTTTACTGCTTTTTCTACGTTAAGAAGTCCATATCCAAAATAATTATCTTTTCCTTTTGCACCAAGGTCTGTAGCTGTTGATTTTAATATATTCTCAATTTGAGCTGGTTTTAATTTAGGGTTAATTGACTTAAGTATGCCAACTGTTGCAGCTACCATAGGAGCAGAGTATGATGTTCCACTTCCCTCTCTAGTATCATTTACTTGCACATCTTGTCCTGGTGCTACAATATCAACTTGCTTTCCATAACAAGAACCCAATATTTCATTATTAACCTTTTTTAAAAACCTTCCATTTTTACTATTGGTAGCTCCTACAGCTATTACATTATCTGAAAGTGCAGGATAAGAATATATTGGCTTATTATCATTACCTACTGAACAGATAACAGTTATTCCATTCTTCACTGCATTATTAATAGCAGCTTGAATCCTTTTCTTATCATTATTTATTATTGATATAGGTGTTCCTTTACGCCAAGATATACCTGAACTATAATTAATAGCTGCTATGTTTAAATGTTTTTGTTTAACATAATAGTTTACAACATCATTGATTGCATATACTAATGAATTTACATCACCATGTCCAGATGCATCGTTAATTTTATATTGAATACTCATAACATTAGGTTTTGAACTATTTACTCGTGTCTCATCTGATATCTCATCAACTACCCACTCTACTTCAGTACCATGATTAATGCTATTTGAGTAGCTTGTCCATGGATTTAAAAAATATGGATCCCATCTTTTAAGGTTTGGATCCCACTTTTTTAAGTATTTAGCATCTGCTACATATTTATGTAAGTTCCTACTATAATAATCAAACTGAATACCATTATCTAAAACTACAACATATGATGTAGATAACTTTTTGTTTTTTAATAAATTTGCTGCTGCAACTGTTCTTAATTTATCTTTGTAATATAAGTAGTTTGTATTAGAAGCATATACCTTTGGGCTTAATATCCCAACAAATAATATTACTGCTAAAAAAAATGTTAAAATTTTCTTTTTGTAACCAAACATAAAAATCCCCCTTGTACTCTTTTGAAATTCTGCATTATTGATTCAAGTAACACACTTTCCCCTATATTTATGTTGCTCAA comes from Clostridium sp. TW13 and encodes:
- a CDS encoding M3 family oligoendopeptidase, whose amino-acid sequence is MEENFKLAELPYERITIESFQKEAEKIIEGFKAAKSGEEQFLVHKKYYGLMEKMRTAIVLTEMRHSGDVSDKFYEAEQDYYDEISPKIESFEVKYKKMLFESEYREYLESKIGKVPFKNIEIQIKSFNDVLIPLKQEENNLTSKYNKLVAQTKVEFRGETLNLSLLGKYVRSKDRATRIEASRARSEKLLTIANELDEIYDKLVKNRNEQAKAMGYENYVELGYYNMKRNSYDKNDVANFRNQVKKYLVPLASKMHEERRKRLGLEKLEYVDEGVYFLDGNPAPTGTADDIFVSGQKMYSELSPETKEFFDFMLKHELFDVLGRANKIPGGFMDMLLLYKAPIVFANFNGTSGDIDVITHECGHAFQGFITRNDEIMENNDITSETAEVHSMSMEFFAEKWMELFFGHRADDYRKMHLEDAIAFIPYGSMVDEFQEIIYTKPELTPAERREVWKQLEKEYKPHLDFNDDKFYGDGRTWQLQQHIYNWPFYYIDYCLAQTCALQFKTRMDEDYKVAWDKYLAFCLQSAKDYFPNMLHNVGLKSPFEDGFMKEIVEKIKL
- a CDS encoding DJ-1/PfpI family protein; translated protein: MNVCVLYYDGFCEFEVVFAFNTFKKNAISVALEDRVYISEENQKYLPDKTLEEINPNDVDLFIIPGGDSSILYEKTELKDFMLKLNEKNKIIAGICGGTELMAYYGLLNNKRANGDSEGFVVNESNKHIFEKINIVNEDVVIDGNIITSIGKAYVEFAIELGKIMNLYKNEEEIKEDYNWLKNIKGSK
- a CDS encoding helix-turn-helix transcriptional regulator, with the protein product MRSNRLLSILIIISQKGLVTGHELAEHFEVSLRTIYRDIEKISEAGVPIAATGGKGGGYYIMGDYNLNNIFFNKKEIEPLIAVMENLKFLFGKNPKFNDIVIKFQSLHGSENQQDDNLNINMSHFSMEPELREYLFLINKAIEESKLLEFQYINRRLNYEKRIIEPIQIQFAGGDWYIIGFCKIRNDYRKFKLVRVRNLSLGDSFEKRLISKEKLEKIFSDSYDKNSILVTLKFSNKIGAQLSEYFLKDAITALENGEYLVKDLYPDDEGLKKFILSFGDYCEVVSPMKLRKEMSEYIKNIYLKYND
- a CDS encoding GNAT family N-acetyltransferase, with the protein product METERLIIRRFKAEDWQDLFEYLSQESVVKYEPYCVFTEDACKKETINRSQNPAFWAVCLKESNKLIGNIYFQQQEPRDFLTWEIGYVFNPKYYGNGYATEGCKQILIYGFEQQGAHRIIGKCNPLNTASSNLLERLKMRREAHFTKPAFFKRDSDGNPIWHDAYLYAMVEEEWLGFTK
- a CDS encoding GNAT family N-acetyltransferase, whose protein sequence is MQVKIINPNEDQYGNSKENIFIAFDDKENYLGSAYAYPNVNYHQTQDTPYLIFIDVNILENMDNSLGDEVKKKLFDNVFSRAKELRLEKPELKARIYAGFENNSVKNEFYIKNGFEEDYTIIMETEIPKDFSYTVPENITIEEMNFSINEEFEKYKSMYDEIFVSPLDKEQYEEQRKHNYFRNIAFYIDGKLQGGCTVFEKDGFGYIETVFVLSEQRGKGLSKEIMKYIFNYFLSNGLNKSRLEVWLLNKRAVRLYESFGYIEVEKKLMFPGITL
- a CDS encoding AraC family transcriptional regulator, producing the protein MEIFNLVNNAIEYIEINLSEELSIDEIAKVAFTSRYHFQRMFHALTGFTVTEYIRNRRLTMAAEELISKDCKVIDVAYKYGYESSDAFTKAFQRLHGTTPSALRKGEVKIKSFPKLSFQISVKGGSEMIYRIVERGQFKVFGVDFLTNTVNDACYKEIPEFCDGIWEDGTHYRINEFLGYPKMHMLDGIHYDFHEDGSRRFLMGWEVPDNKSIPKEYTMLDIEEHTWVVFEDKGKLPDKLLVEDVWRRIYSEWFPSSAFEQVEGPCLEKHYWNDNKYESYTCEVWIPVKRK
- a CDS encoding chloramphenicol acetyltransferase; its protein translation is MGFNIINMNTWDRKECFNHFFNNAKCTYSVTVNIDITNLYNHIKTNKLRFYPTFTWVVSKAINNYQEFKMAFDEEGRLGFFDEIGPSYSVLNDKTKVMSDIYTSFNPAFLSFYKDMDNALNSYKKDTNFTTKFENNFFIVSCLPWFNYTSFNVNNEGSSPFLFPMVTWGKFFQDGDKIIMPLTIQVHHAVADGYHCSLFFSDITEMSLNPEQYLK
- a CDS encoding S8 family peptidase, translated to MFGYKKKILTFFLAVILFVGILSPKVYASNTNYLYYKDKLRTVAAANLLKNKKLSTSYVVVLDNGIQFDYYSRNLHKYVADAKYLKKWDPNLKRWDPYFLNPWTSYSNSINHGTEVEWVVDEISDETRVNSSKPNVMSIQYKINDASGHGDVNSLVYAINDVVNYYVKQKHLNIAAINYSSGISWRKGTPISIINNDKKRIQAAINNAVKNGITVICSVGNDNKPIYSYPALSDNVIAVGATNSKNGRFLKKVNNEILGSCYGKQVDIVAPGQDVQVNDTREGSGTSYSAPMVAATVGILKSINPKLKPAQIENILKSTATDLGAKGKDNYFGYGLLNVEKAVKYALTHK